The window GATCCCAGGTCGGCCAGATCTAAAAGGCGGGCTTCGGTAGTCTGAAACAAGCATAGACTCTTTGAAAACAGCGGCTGGATGGCATTTCCGCAGCGGCACTTCTGTCCGGGCCGTCGTGCCGGACGTTCAAGACTGGTACAGCCACGAGCGCTGACACCCGGCATTCGGGTACGCCGCGCCTTCGTCTACACGTTCGGTCCTTCCTGAAGGCGTCCAAAACGACAGGAAGGGTTCCCTGTCATGCAGGCACCGACCTGCTCGCTCACGTCCCTGCTGTTGCAGCGGAGCAGGTCGCGTTTTCGATACACCAGGAAAACGGCTGCTCAGCTGCGTTTCTGAACGATGATCCGGAGCAGACGCAGCCGACCTTCCATGATGTTGCGCCCGAAGTTGGCCGTCATCTGCCGCGCCTGCGGTCCGATCACCTGGGCCAGATTCAGCAGGTTCGGTGGTCCCGCTGGCGGCGTCGCCCGCTGGAGTTCGGTAAACCAGTCGCGCGCGGCGGCGGTGGTGTCTTCCTTCATCAGCAGCGCAAAACCCGCATTTTCAAGCAGCTGCTCCATCTCGCCGGATGAGGCCAGAAAGCTGATCGAGGCGTCACCAGCCCACGGAACCGGATAGATCACCGGCTCGTGTTCGCCCCGCACGGCGTCGTAGATCGCCAGCCGTCCTCCCGGTTTCAGCACACTGTAAATACCCTGGTACAGCTGAGCCTTGTCGCGGATATTCATGCCCACATGCTGTGTCCAGGCATGGTCAAAGGTTTCCGGCGCGAACGGCAGATTCAGCGCGTCGCCCTGCACAAAATGCACTCGTGCCTGCAAACCTGTTCTGACGGTGAGCAGGCGAGCAATCTCGACGAATTCAGGGGACAGTTCGATGCCCCTCACGTCGCAGCTGTGCACCGCAGCCAGGTACCGCGCCGGGCCACCAAGACCCGAACCGACGTCCAGAACGCGCTGTCCGTGCTCGACATTCAGGGCAGCCGCGAGTTCCTGCGTTGCCGGGAGGCCGCGCACATGAAACTGATCCATTCCCGCGAGCTGAGACCAGTCGAGCGGGCCAGTGCCTAGACCCGACTGGGCAAGAGCTTCTTCGGTGCGGGCCAGCATGCCCTGAGAGGTGTAGTGTGCCTGAACAGCATTGGGTTGATTCATGTGAACTCTCCAGAGGGGTCAAGGTGTGAGAGGCGAGGTTCTTCGGGCAGGGCTGCGCTTTGACAGACGCGGCGCTCAGCTCAAAGTGGCGCGGTGCCTGTTGACGAAGTCTGCGACGGTCATGGGGGCCTGACCCGTCAGGCGCTCGACCGTGTCGTTCGTCCCGGCGAACAGGCCATTGTCAAGGTCGGTGGCCGCCGCACGCAGATGTTGCCCGGCGTGAGATTCGCCGTTGTCGGTGGGCCGGTTGGACTAGGCGTAGCCCGAGAGCGCGTCATTGCGCCCGCTCTGCTCTCTTCCCGAGGTGAACGCCTCCAGCAGCATCTCGATAGGAACCTGCTGATAGCCGACGTGTCTGCCGAGCACCCGGCCTACCTCAGCGGCCAGTTCTGCGAAGGTGTATTCCACCGGGCCAACCAGCGTGTAGGTCTGGCCCCGGTGAGCCGCCGGGTGCTGAAGGATACGCGCGATGACGCGTCCCTGATCTTCCGCCGAAATCAGTGCCGTCCTGCCGCCGCCGTATGGGGCATACACGGTGCCCTGGCGAATCATCGGGGCGAGGTACAGCAGCCACTCTGCGAAGAACGTGGGTCTAAGGTGCGTGACGCCGATGCCGCACCAGTCGAAAACGCGCTCGGTCAGCCAGTGATCGAAGGCCGCGTGGCTCGGCGCGTCGTCTCTGGCGATCATCTGCGACATGTCGACAATGGCTTCGACGCCAGCCTCCCTGGCTGCCTGGGCAAACTGAGCGGCGGCCTGCACCAGACCGGGAGCAATCGGATAATTGAAATAAGCACGCTGCACACCCCGCAGGGCAGCACGCACCGAGTGGACATCGGTCAGATCGCCGAAGATCACCTCGGCACCCTGGCGGCGCAACTGAGCCGAGCGCTCGTCTTCACGGTGGGCCAGTGCGCGGACGTGTTCGCCCGCTCCGAGCAGGGCTGACACGGCGGCACTTCCGGTCGCGCCCATGGCTCCTGTCACGAGATAGCTGATCTTGGACATGTCGTTTCTCCAGGTGAATGAGCAGTCGGGTCTGAACGCGGACCGAAGCCGACAGGCGCTACAGCACGGCGGGCGTGGCAGCCGGGCGGTGCTGCCGCTCCCACCCGGCATCGTTCAGGGCGTAGCGCGGGCTGGGCGGCACCGGGAAGCCCATCGCCTGCTCGTACCGGTTCAGGTTGTAGCCGGGGCCGAACGGGGTGCGGAGAAAATCCAGCAGAGCACGCAGCTGATGGCCTGGAGTCCGCGCCGCTTCCGGCAGGGCGGCATACCGGCGCACGGTGGTTTCAAAGCTCTCTGCCGCACGGCCAGTGACCGTGAGCACATCGGAGGTGGGCGCATTCACCGCGAAAGCCCCCTGCCGGTGGTCTTCGATGTACCGCTTCAGCACGCTCAGGTCGTAGGGGGCGACGCCCTGCTGCCGGGCCGCTTTCAGAAAGACCCACATCGGAAGATCGGCGCGCCTGACCGGACGCCCGAACACCACGCTGAGCGTGCGTGCAATGTCGTCGGCTGACAGCAGCGCCGGGCCAGTCGGACGATACGTTTTGCCAGCATGGTGTTCGGGGTTCATCAGCACAGCCACGGCGACCCGCGCCATGTCTTCATTGGACGGCGGCGCATTCTGACTGTCTCCGGTCAGGTTGGGATACAGGCCAAGTTGCGCCGCGAAACCGATCAGCCGCAGGTAGTTGTCGGCAAAATAGCCGGGGTTCAGGATGGTCTGAGCCACACCGGGAATCATGGAAAACAGCTGATCGACCAGCCAGGTCTGACGGGTCATCAGGGCCGGATGTGCCGGGCTGGACAGCCACTGGCTCATCTGCACCACCACTTCGAGGGTCGAGTCGCGGGCGGCAGTCGCAAAGGCGGCGGCACTCTGAATCATGAATGGGTGAAGAAGCGGGACGTAGTAGGCGCGGGTGGTGCCCTGGATGGCCGCCCGCAGTTGTTCGGGGTCGAACAGATCGGCCACGACCACTTCTGCGCCCAGGCGTTCGAGGCGGTCGCTGCGGGTGTCGCGGGTACGGACGAGGGCGCGAACAGGATAGTGCTGCTCACGCAGCTGGGCAACGACGGCGCTGCCCGTCTTGCCGGTGGCTCCGGTCACGAGAATCTTCGGCAGTTTGCTGTGAAACTGGGTCATCTGAATTCTCCTTTGCTTCGGCTGAGACGTGATTGAAAGCGTTCACGCAGACCCTCCAGCAGTAGGGGGCCATACGTTCTGAGCCAGGGCAACAGCGCACCCGGACGCTCGGTGGCGTGCCTGCGAGTGGAAGGAGCGCTCACAGGCGTCAGGCGGGCAGGGCAAGGAAAATGAGGGCGTGGGCACGCTGCTGCCGGAGGAGTGGAGTGGCAGCGGTGACGGGCTTGCTGGTGGCGTCGGTCACGAGAATCTTCGGGTAGGTCATGCGCTACGCTCCGTGTCAGGGGTCCGGGCACCCGGTCGTATCCCGTCCCTTTTTAGATGACACTTGACATCTTTACATGCTATCCTGATCCCTGTCAAGGCAGGGCTTGCCTGACCCAGCTCCCTTCGAAGGAACTTCACAGCATGCCAAAACGCTCAGTCGCAGACACCGCCACCACTCATCA is drawn from Deinococcus ruber and contains these coding sequences:
- a CDS encoding class I SAM-dependent methyltransferase, with translation MNQPNAVQAHYTSQGMLARTEEALAQSGLGTGPLDWSQLAGMDQFHVRGLPATQELAAALNVEHGQRVLDVGSGLGGPARYLAAVHSCDVRGIELSPEFVEIARLLTVRTGLQARVHFVQGDALNLPFAPETFDHAWTQHVGMNIRDKAQLYQGIYSVLKPGGRLAIYDAVRGEHEPVIYPVPWAGDASISFLASSGEMEQLLENAGFALLMKEDTTAAARDWFTELQRATPPAGPPNLLNLAQVIGPQARQMTANFGRNIMEGRLRLLRIIVQKRS
- a CDS encoding NmrA family NAD(P)-binding protein; this encodes MSKISYLVTGAMGATGSAAVSALLGAGEHVRALAHREDERSAQLRRQGAEVIFGDLTDVHSVRAALRGVQRAYFNYPIAPGLVQAAAQFAQAAREAGVEAIVDMSQMIARDDAPSHAAFDHWLTERVFDWCGIGVTHLRPTFFAEWLLYLAPMIRQGTVYAPYGGGRTALISAEDQGRVIARILQHPAAHRGQTYTLVGPVEYTFAELAAEVGRVLGRHVGYQQVPIEMLLEAFTSGREQSGRNDALSGYA
- a CDS encoding NmrA family NAD(P)-binding protein, translating into MTQFHSKLPKILVTGATGKTGSAVVAQLREQHYPVRALVRTRDTRSDRLERLGAEVVVADLFDPEQLRAAIQGTTRAYYVPLLHPFMIQSAAAFATAARDSTLEVVVQMSQWLSSPAHPALMTRQTWLVDQLFSMIPGVAQTILNPGYFADNYLRLIGFAAQLGLYPNLTGDSQNAPPSNEDMARVAVAVLMNPEHHAGKTYRPTGPALLSADDIARTLSVVFGRPVRRADLPMWVFLKAARQQGVAPYDLSVLKRYIEDHRQGAFAVNAPTSDVLTVTGRAAESFETTVRRYAALPEAARTPGHQLRALLDFLRTPFGPGYNLNRYEQAMGFPVPPSPRYALNDAGWERQHRPAATPAVL